From the genome of Dehalococcoidia bacterium:
GGAGGAAGCCCGAATACTTAAAAGGCAGATAGATTTTTGGAAAACCAGCTCCAGGCTGGTGATTGCGGGGGTGCCTGCCATGATCGGTGAGACGAGGGAATCGGCCGGGCTAGAGGAGTTTCGCCGCCTGGATGAAAATCCGCCCGATATTGTCATTTCTCTGAACCGCCGCGATAAGGGCTGGCGTCTTTTCCGCTATGACGGAACACCGGTTGATTTTTCCCTGATTTCAGACCGCCCGGAGATTGCTTTCGCTCACAAAAGCGGATTCATGGCCAAAACCAAAGAGCTTCTAACCATAGAAGAACTCATCGCCCTTGTAAGCAAGGCAGTCACGAGTCATTGATTGGTGTATCAGAATTTCGTAAGATTCGTAAGAGAAGAATGGAACAAAATCAGGATCCCACCCCTATTGATCCTCAAATGTTGGTTGAATTGGTATCTGTACGAATGTCTTTCGGCAAATACAGAAATCGCATCCTCTGTGATCTGCCTGAACCTTATCTGGTATGGTTGCACCAGAAAGGTTTCCCTCCAGGAAGAATCGGTGTCCTGTTATCCGTTCTGTATGAGATCAAACTGAACGGATTGGAATATCTTCTGAAGCCAATCAGAAGATATCAGCCGTGAACCAAGCTGTAAAATCTGTACGTCATTCACGTCCGACTTGGTTGATCATCACCTCAATAGATTTCTCGTTTCTTATGACTTCTTCTTTGCTTGCCCTTGACAACTTCTTGCCCTCACTTTCCACACCCAGTGCTCGGCCCAACACCTTTTCAAATCGGGACTAATCACTTATCGCATTAGAACTTATACCGTCCCTCCCACCGGTGACGACGTCCTCACCTTGCAACGGAACGTCCGTGTCTGCATGATTTGGATCGCACTGTTGTGTGTTGAGAATTCAAAGCCTATAATGTTGCATGTCTGGACTGCCGAGTAATGGAAGGTGCAGTAGTCAGTCTCTGGCAGGAGGAGACACGTGTCCATCAAAAGGGCAGATAAAGCTCGAAGTTTTTTTCAATAAGAGGTGTACCCTTGATCGGCAGGGAAATCCGGAGGGGGCAATTGATGCAAAGAATCATTATCCGAACAAAGACAAAGGTGCATTTCAGGGATGTTACTCCAGAAGTCCAGAAGGCCGTGCAATCCAGTGGTGTTGAAAACGGCGTATGTCACATTTTCGTGCCGCACACCACTGCGGGAATAACGTTGAATGAACATGCCGACCCCAGTGTAATGGATGACGTAAGGGAACGGCTTGAAGCGCTGGTACCGGAGAATATTCACTACCAACATGCAGAGGGTAATTCCCCCGCACACGTCAAATCCAGTATGATGGGGAGTTCGGCCACAGTGTTCATAGAAAACAGCCGACTAGTGCTGGGAACATGGCAGGGGATTTTTCTTTGCGAATTCGATGGGCCAAGAGACAGAACGGTAATGATTAAACTAATACCAGACAGGGGTTAGGAAATCAGAGGAAGGTTGGAATGAGAGTCACAAAGGAAGAGGTCGTATTCGAGGGTAAATATTTGAGAATGGTTGAGAAGTCCTTCGAAACTCGGCTAGGAAAGAACCATGTCTGGGAAACGGTGGAGAGGACAACTATCGGCAACAGAGGAGCGGTAGTAGTAGTTGCCTTGACGAAAGAAAGGGAAGTAATTCTAGAGAGAAACTGGAGAGTCCCGGCCGGGTCCTTCGTCATCCAGCTTCCTGCCGGCCTTTCTGATGTGGAAAGGGAGACACAAGAAGAAGCTGCCAGAAGGGAACTACTGGAAGAAACGGGCTATAGAGCCAACAAACTTATCCCCATCATTGTAGCACCCGAAGACCCGGTTTTGACGCCCACGCAACTTAGTCACTTCTTTGCGCCTGGCGTCGAGTTTGCCGAAGAACCGAAAAGCGATACTACCGAACAGATTGAGGTCCTGAAGGTTCCGATTGCCGAACTACGGCATTTTCTCCTGAATCTGCCCGAGAATACGATGCTGGATTTGCGAGTCCCGGGCATAATCTGGATTCTTGAGAGCATGAGATTGATTTGAAGGCAGATGCTATAATAGAGTGCCAATGGCCGTGGCGCAATCAACGGATAGGCCGAGATCAGTCTCGATTTCTCCGAATAGACATCATCGATTTTATATCTCAATTTTGAGTTGTTCGAGTTCTTCCCATCGGGCATAGAGTGCCTCAAGTTCGTTTCTTACGGACTCCAATCTTGCCTTCTTTGTTATCATCTCGAACTTATCCTTCTTGTAGAGATCCGGATCTCCCATAGCCTGGAATAACTCCTTTTGCTCAATCTCGAGTGCTTCAATTGTTTGAGGGAGCAACTCCAGTTCCTTTTGCTGCCTGTATCCGAACTTCGGCCTGGGAGCCTGTTTCGGCTGGCTGTGTCTATTGACCGCCACGGCGTCACTTCGCCGAACTTGCGGTGTGCGCTGCCGCAACCAATCATCATAACCACCGACGTATTCCTTTATCTCGGCATTGCCTTCAAAAGCCAGCGTGCTCGTGACGACGTTGTTGATAAAAGCCCTGTCGTGACTGACCAGTAGAATGGTCCCGTCATATCTCATCAGGAGGTCTTCCAGAATCTCAAGCGTCTCGGTATCCAGATCGTTGGTCGGCTCATCCAGCACCAGGACGTTGGAAGGCCGTGTGAATAGCCGTGCCAGCAACAGTCGATTGCGCTCGCCGCCGGAAAGCAGCGAAACATAGGAGCGCGCCCTGTCGGGCTCAAAAAGGAAATCCTGCAAATATCCAATAATATGGCGGGGCTTGCCGTTGATAATCACTGTGTCCTTGTCCCCGGCTACATTTTGCGCTACGGTCTTGTTCTCGTCCAGTTGCTCGCGCAGTTGATCGAAATAGCTGATCTGTAAATTAGTACCAAAGCGTATGCTTCCGGATGCCGGATGGAGTTCGCCCAGCAGGATTCGCAAAAGGGTCGTCTTGCCACTGCCGTTCGGGCCGATCAGTCCTACCCGATCGCCTTTCATAATCGCAGTGGAAAAGTTCGAGACAACTGGTATGCCGCCATAGCTGAAACTGACGTCTTTAGCCTCAACTACCAGCATGCCGGACCGTTCCGCCTCTTGGGCTTTCATTCTTACGGTTCCGGGGCGCTCCCGTCTTTCGCTGCGTAGCTGGCGCATCCGCTCCAGTTCCCGGACACGCCCTTCATTGCGGACCCGTCTCGCTTTGACTCCGCGCCGGACCCACTGCTCTTCCTTTTCCAGCTTCTTATCGAATAGAGCATTCTGCGCCTGTTCGTTGTCATTGGCTGCACTGCGGCGCTGCAAAAACGTCTCGTAATCGCACGATTGGTCGAACAATCTGCCCCGGTCAATTTCCACGATCCTGGTGGCGATTCTCTGCAAAAACACCCGGTCATGAGTTACCAATATCAGGGCTCCTGCAAACCGTAACAGCATCTCCTCAAGTCGTTTGATCGAATCGATATCCATGTGATTTGTCGGTTCATCAAGTAGAAGCACATCAGGATTTCCGGCTAATGCCTTTGCCACCAGCACCTGTCGCTTGAGACCCGCGGAAAGTGAGCCAAAATCCCACTCGGTATTCAGGCCTAATTGAGAAGTCATCTTATTCACCTGTTGCCGCTTTTCCTCGCCATCTTCGGAGCTATTAAACAACACCTCCAAAACCGTTCCCTGTACTTCTTGAGGCACCATCTGTGAAAGATAGGCAACGCTGATATACTTTTGCATGGCAATGGTGCCAGCGTCCGGTTTGATACTTCCTTCGATCAATTTTAGTAGAGTTGTTTTGCCTGACCCGTTCCTTCCCACCAGGGCGATCTTCTCTCCCTGCTCGACATTTAAGGCAATACCGTCAAAAAGTCGGGTATCTCCAAACGTCAACTCTACGTTCTGAATATTTATATATGCCATTGGGGGTGAACTACCTCCCGGGAAAATACAGCGCTACTTTCTAACAGGAATTGCCCGGATGATCCTGGACAGGATCATCCTATGTCAGTTTCTGAACAATTGTCGCCTTTGGACTCTGCTACCCGCACGCCAATCTTAACGCGCCGGACAGCGGAGGTGTGCAACCCAGTTATCACGATATCGTTTTTGGGGGCATTGACCTTACCCAGTCATTAGCGGCAATATCACTTAGCGTCCGGCCGTTGCTCTAGCATACTCCACCGGTCTCTGTTGATTCAATGAGCTGTGTCGTCTGATTTCGGAGTATCGCCGATGGCATGAGAGTCCATGGGGAGAAACTTCGTGACTATTCTGACAGGTCACATTTCGAGCAAAGGTACAAAAACTGATTGTAGGAACATTGCTTCAATCTGTCCCTTTGGTTTAGCCGTGCCAGGAGTCTTCGTTATTGATCAAGGAGCACTCGCAGGAAGTGGGCGAAATTTTCAACGTCTTCCAATTCGCTTGCTGCCTTTCTAAATTCTATCGCGGCTTCGCCTTGTCCGGCTTCCTGAAAAAGCCTGGCTATTCTCTTCAATAAATCTTGGGCTCTGAGCTTAAGTAAACCATCAATTTCAGACAGGGCCGAAGATAGTTCAGCTATCCTTGCCTCAAGTTGAGCAACTTCCTCGCCCAGCGCCACAGACTTTGAAGCTGGAGATATGAGTTTGTCCTTACCGAATCCCAGCAACTTTAGCTTTGCAGCAAATTCTTCTCTCTCTCTTTCTACCCTGTGTAGCTCTTCCTGCAGCTTTTGAACCAGTTCCTTGTAGCCGCTAATCTGTACCTCAAGCCTGGCCTTCTCAGATTCCAGACGACTTTCGCCTCTTGCTCCGTCTGTCATTGTGTCCTCTCGCTCTTGAGTCACAGACAATAGCCCTCTGATATCTTTGAGCACATCCATATCGGAAACGCTTCTGTCAGGCTTTTTGGGCTTCATGGGCAAGTATCTCCTTTGCCAGATTCCGGTATTCGTCAGCCACTGGCGACTTTGAGGCATAAGAGTTTATCGGCATTTCGTGAAGCGGCCCCTCAGCAAATTTTACATGCCGGTATATGATTGTGGAAAAGACAAGGTCGCCAAAAGTCTGTTGAATGCTATCGGACACCTCCTTGCTCAATCTTGTCCGCCTATCATACATGGTCCTGAGCACACCTTCTACCTTGAGAGATGGGTTCACATCTTCCCTGATGAGGTTGATTATCTGCAGAAGGTGTTTTGCACCGTACAAAGTAAGGGGCTCGCACTGAATGGGTATGAGTACACTATCAGCAGCTGTCAGCGCATTGATAACAAGGAGGCCTAATGTGGGCGGGCAGTCAATGAAGATATAATCAAAATCTTCCTTTAGAGGAGCCAGCTTTTTGCGCAGAGCTTTCTCACGCCCTATCCTCCCCGCCAGCTCTGATTCTGCCATGGCTAAATCTACATGAGATGGGACTATGAGAAAGTTGAGGTTTGACCTCCGTAATATGGTGCTCTTCATATCCACATTGGGGTCAACCAAGACCTGGTGGATAGATTTCTCAACCTGCAAAGGATTAATGCCCATACTGAGCGTAAATGATGCCTGAGGGTCGAGGTCTACGACGAGGACGGTCTTGCCCATATCGCAGAGACTTGCCCCCAAGTTAATGCAAGTGGTAGTCTTCCCTGTTCCGCCTTTGTGCTGGGCTACGGCGATGATTTTCCCCATTTATATTCTCTTATTCAAGCTAAGATGGTTGCTAAGTGGCAGGACTCTAACTCAACAGATTCCCAAGGCTATCCCTTTGACTGGAATAACCACTACCCGTAGTGGTGGTCATTCTGCCAAAAAGAAGTGCGGAAATGGCCATATCAAAACTCAGACGCGAAACTCTCGCCAATTTCAGAAACGCGGGTTCTGATCAATTCCATCACTTAACCGACACCCATGGTCACGACCACGTCACAACTGTGAACGAACGCTATCACAGAGACGCTCTCAGTATCCACGTGCTTGTCGGGATTGACATGCCCCCGATCATAGTGCCAGTGACCAAGCAAGGGATGGACTACCATGCCGGATGGTCAAGGAAACCGGTTGGCCGATATTTCAGAGAGCTGAGCGATCTGACCTGATTGTATTCCTTCTTCCACTCCGCAATCAATACCTTGACTTCGGTTAATGTGGTAAAGATATCCAGGTTGAGGCGCTCGTCCCGCAGCTTGCCATTAGATGGGCACCCTCGCCCGTACGATTCATCAACTTGCCCTTCTTTAATTGGCAAAACATCCACGGGAGAACAATATTGAATATCTGATGGTCACAAAGTGTTTGCGGAATATGTGGCATGGCTTGATGCGACGTATCCGCCACCGTCGAGATGCCAACTGCGAGCCATCTGTCTGGCCGGGGCGATGAAAATACTGGAGCTGTAAAAAATACTGAGGTATTCCCCTTCATATCCGGGATCAGGACTGTTGGCTGCCGCCTGAGTCTACAAAACTCGGCTCTGTCTAATCCAGCGGGAACTCCCCATCTGTGAATCCGGGTGCGAGCCTTATCCCCATCTTGCGAAAGGTGGATGATGCGGTTCTACTCCGAAATACAAAGCAGTCGCCATCTGGGAAGAAATGTACTTACGAAAGCAACCCAATGGGTCCTTGACATGACCGACCTTTCGGTTTATCGTACTCTTAAATCTTTGAATCACTACCTATTACCTAATCGAACGGGAATGAGATGTACTGCACGTCATGTGGAAAGCAGATTCCTGACAACAGCAAATTCTGTCCCTACTGCGGAAATCAAAGCCCGGAAATGACCCTTGGGACGCATGAGCCCACGGGAGGGCAACTTGCCAACAAGGACATCATGGCGGAGGCCAGAATTTCCCTCAGTGGACGTTGGTGGCTGGCCGTTGGAACAGCGGCCGTATTGCTGATCATACTGGTCGCAGCCGATTTTCTCTGGATAGCTGCACTTGTGATAACCGGCCCCATGTATGTTGGTTGGGCTGCATTCAGTCTAGCCATTTCCAGAAGTCAAGAGGCTCGGCTGGCCCAGATATTTGGAGGGTTCAACCGTTTCTTGGTAGCCTTGGGAGCGTACTGGCTCTACTTCATCATCGTCCTGTTGTGGAGTATTCTTCTGATCGTCCCCGGAGTCATCGCAGCCCTGTCCTATTCACAGATATACTTCATCATCGCAAATGATAGATCGATTGGTCCCATGCAAGCCATGAGAAAGAGCAAGGAAATAATGGGGGGCCATCGATGGAAGCTATTCTGCCTTCTATTGCGGTTCATCGGTTGGTTCTTGCTTTGCATCCTGACCCTTGGAATAGGATTCCTCTGGTTAATTCCTTACATCACGGTCAGTTGTGCTCGATTCTATGACGACATAAACATGGAACGAGAGCCCGTTTCTATGTGGTCGCCGTGAAACCCGTGAAGAGTGCTGCGCCGGTCGAAGAGGCAGTGGCAGTTTCAGAACCACCCAGCGTCGAAAACGCCCGAAAAACCATATCGGACCGAACGATAATCTGGCAGGAGGATTGATGCAGGCCAATCGAAGCTATCCAGAGAGAATGCCACGGTACGTGTCACGTCCCATCATGCACCCCTTTGAGTCTGGTCATCTCAGGGCTCAATGGGCCACTATTCTTTTCGCCATACTTGGGGTTGTCTCTCTGATATTAATAGTCTCCACCTTTGCCGAATTAGGTTTGATCCAGAAACTCATCGATGGCCAACATGTCTCTCAGAGTGATCTGGACGCCAGCGATGACAGACAAAGACTCATTAATGGAATGCTTCTGCTATTCTATTTTGTGTCCGCTGTTGTGTTCCTCATGTGGATACACAGGGCGCACAGGAACCTTCCTTCACTCCACGCACGAGGGTTGAGGTTCTCTCCAGGTTGGGCGATAGGCTGGTTCTTCGTCCCCATCTTCTCGTTGTTTCGCCCCTATCAGGTGATGTCTGAGATATGGAGGGGAAGTGATCCAGACACTGATCCCAAGAATGCCACAGCCTGGGAGAATTCGCCAGTATCGCCCTTGGTAGGATGGTGGTGGGCACTTTTCCTAGCATCCATGATAGTGGGGAATGTCGTACTTCGCCTTGCGTTTAACGCTGAAGAGCCGTCTTCTTTGATCTATACACAGACCGAATACCTTAATTACCTGAAAGACTACAGAACTCAAGACTATATGTACATAATGGGCCATTGCATAGACATTGTAGGGATTGTGTTGGTCATAGGGCTGGTGAGGGCAGTGGATCAGCGTCAACAGCGGAGGTACGCAAAACTGACAAGCCTTTCGGCCATCGTTTCAGAAGGCGAAAAGGCCACATTCACAGGTGCGGATGGTGGGGAGTTGAATTGCTGCCCTCAGTGCGGCAAGGGCGTGCCACCTAACTGGAGATTCTGTTTCCATTGTGGGCTTGACCTCACCGATGCTCAAATGCAGAGCAGTCTGCAATCACGGGGCATGGCGGGCTCCGAGGCTGCCACGGATCAATCGGAGTCAACAGGAACCGAAAGCGAAAGCCTCCTACAGCCATTCTCATGCCCTCATTGTCGGATACCTGCTGACCGTGACTGGGAATTCTGCCCGAATTGTGGTGAAAACCTCATCGAGAAGCGCAGGACATAAGTAGGCAGCTTAGGCTCAGTGGCAGGGGATGTGTTTAAGAACGAGGATGAAAGACTTCAACGGTGTTCATTCCCAAATTAGGGTGAATGCGAGGTTCTGTTGGCCAGTGTTCCTGATATATGCGGGGACAGTACTGGTTATCGTTGCTTGCACACTTGGATGTGATGCCATTTCAGATATACTGTCCCAGAATGACAACGAGTATCGGGGGTATTATTTCGGACTGGTCAAGTTCGACGATGGCATTTCGGTGGGAAATGGTTGCTACGATGATGTTGGGGGGCTCATAGTTCTGATAAATAACCAAGCCGCCAAAAATCCCACATATGCGGAGCTACTAGAGTTCTTGCGTGACGATAAGACTGACGCTTTTCCTTACACGGATGTTCCTGAAGCAGAGGCTCTGTATTATAGATCGCCAGAGGATAGTGTAGCCTTGGACAGCATCAAGGCCATAATTGATCGCAAAGCCACACCCAAACCCCCAAAAATATGCGCAGATTTTGCCGAGAGACTTCACAACAATGCCGAGATTGCTGGCATAAGATGTGGATACATCAGCCTGTGTATGAACAGCAATAGTAATCCAGAGGGCTCGGGTATGTCTTGCAAATTGGGCCATGCCTGCAATGTGTTTGAGACAACGGACAAGGGGTTAATAGTCATAGATGATACAGGCAGTGTGGACAGTGACGGCCCTCCAAATGGGGATATGGTCATCGATGTACTGGAAGTCGGGAAACAATATCGACCCAGATTCCTATTTCCTGATGGAGAGTGGTCGGTCTCAGCAGGGGCAACGGTTACAGATATCTCTGTCACTTGGGATGGAGCGTGGAACAGCAGTTGGCTGAGATAGAGACCTGACAAACCAGTGGAACAACCAGGATGGATGACTGATGAAAGCGCGTCTTTGGAATGCAGCAGCACTCCTGAGTGCGTAGGATCATTGAAGATGATTTCCCAGACCACGGTATTTTGAGAAATCCGGGGTATCTACTGAGCGCAAACCTTCTCCACATCAATGGCCAGGGGCACAGCCCGACCATGCGTTCATCCTTGATATGAAGGCATCTGTGCTCCAATAAGGGAACGCGATTCCCCGTAGCCACCAAAGTCACGAAATCGGACGTCTCATAAGGACTATTCATTTCCGCCAAACATTCGGCATTTCAAGAATAGCGCTCGTCTCCGCATCAATCACCATTGCGGGACCCACTCCAACGGCGTAGAATACCCGTAGTCCCTTGATCTCAAAGCGGTCCACGTTTACCTTTCGCCTGAGAGATGAATGCAAATGGCATCAGAGTTTCCCGAACCCCTAGCTCACATCTCAGAAGATGGCAAACCCCATCTCCTCATTGACCACCTGAGAAGCACGGCTCAAACAGCCGCTGAGTTTGCCGCTGAGTTTGGCTGTGCCGAGTGGGGATACATGGCGGGACTGTGGCACGATTTTGGAAAGTACTCTATCAAGTTTCAGCAATACATTCGGGCTGTCAATGGCATTGATGCCCATCTGGAGGGGAAGACAGGGCGGGTTGATCACTCCACGGCGGGAGGCTTGCATGCAATCGATACGTTCGGGATGCAAGGGCGTCTGTTGTCTTATCTGATCGCTGGGCACCATGCGGGGCTACCCGATTGGGAAGCCGATAGAACCGGAAATGC
Proteins encoded in this window:
- a CDS encoding DUF975 family protein, which gives rise to MTLGTHEPTGGQLANKDIMAEARISLSGRWWLAVGTAAVLLIILVAADFLWIAALVITGPMYVGWAAFSLAISRSQEARLAQIFGGFNRFLVALGAYWLYFIIVLLWSILLIVPGVIAALSYSQIYFIIANDRSIGPMQAMRKSKEIMGGHRWKLFCLLLRFIGWFLLCILTLGIGFLWLIPYITVSCARFYDDINMEREPVSMWSP
- a CDS encoding DUF3820 family protein, which produces MEQNQDPTPIDPQMLVELVSVRMSFGKYRNRILCDLPEPYLVWLHQKGFPPGRIGVLLSVLYEIKLNGLEYLLKPIRRYQP
- a CDS encoding secondary thiamine-phosphate synthase enzyme YjbQ — translated: MMQRIIIRTKTKVHFRDVTPEVQKAVQSSGVENGVCHIFVPHTTAGITLNEHADPSVMDDVRERLEALVPENIHYQHAEGNSPAHVKSSMMGSSATVFIENSRLVLGTWQGIFLCEFDGPRDRTVMIKLIPDRG
- a CDS encoding ATP-binding cassette domain-containing protein, with amino-acid sequence MAYINIQNVELTFGDTRLFDGIALNVEQGEKIALVGRNGSGKTTLLKLIEGSIKPDAGTIAMQKYISVAYLSQMVPQEVQGTVLEVLFNSSEDGEEKRQQVNKMTSQLGLNTEWDFGSLSAGLKRQVLVAKALAGNPDVLLLDEPTNHMDIDSIKRLEEMLLRFAGALILVTHDRVFLQRIATRIVEIDRGRLFDQSCDYETFLQRRSAANDNEQAQNALFDKKLEKEEQWVRRGVKARRVRNEGRVRELERMRQLRSERRERPGTVRMKAQEAERSGMLVVEAKDVSFSYGGIPVVSNFSTAIMKGDRVGLIGPNGSGKTTLLRILLGELHPASGSIRFGTNLQISYFDQLREQLDENKTVAQNVAGDKDTVIINGKPRHIIGYLQDFLFEPDRARSYVSLLSGGERNRLLLARLFTRPSNVLVLDEPTNDLDTETLEILEDLLMRYDGTILLVSHDRAFINNVVTSTLAFEGNAEIKEYVGGYDDWLRQRTPQVRRSDAVAVNRHSQPKQAPRPKFGYRQQKELELLPQTIEALEIEQKELFQAMGDPDLYKKDKFEMITKKARLESVRNELEALYARWEELEQLKIEI
- a CDS encoding NUDIX hydrolase; protein product: MRVTKEEVVFEGKYLRMVEKSFETRLGKNHVWETVERTTIGNRGAVVVVALTKEREVILERNWRVPAGSFVIQLPAGLSDVERETQEEAARRELLEETGYRANKLIPIIVAPEDPVLTPTQLSHFFAPGVEFAEEPKSDTTEQIEVLKVPIAELRHFLLNLPENTMLDLRVPGIIWILESMRLI
- a CDS encoding ParA family protein, with translation MGKIIAVAQHKGGTGKTTTCINLGASLCDMGKTVLVVDLDPQASFTLSMGINPLQVEKSIHQVLVDPNVDMKSTILRRSNLNFLIVPSHVDLAMAESELAGRIGREKALRKKLAPLKEDFDYIFIDCPPTLGLLVINALTAADSVLIPIQCEPLTLYGAKHLLQIINLIREDVNPSLKVEGVLRTMYDRRTRLSKEVSDSIQQTFGDLVFSTIIYRHVKFAEGPLHEMPINSYASKSPVADEYRNLAKEILAHEAQKA
- a CDS encoding DUF4328 domain-containing protein, giving the protein MQANRSYPERMPRYVSRPIMHPFESGHLRAQWATILFAILGVVSLILIVSTFAELGLIQKLIDGQHVSQSDLDASDDRQRLINGMLLLFYFVSAVVFLMWIHRAHRNLPSLHARGLRFSPGWAIGWFFVPIFSLFRPYQVMSEIWRGSDPDTDPKNATAWENSPVSPLVGWWWALFLASMIVGNVVLRLAFNAEEPSSLIYTQTEYLNYLKDYRTQDYMYIMGHCIDIVGIVLVIGLVRAVDQRQQRRYAKLTSLSAIVSEGEKATFTGADGGELNCCPQCGKGVPPNWRFCFHCGLDLTDAQMQSSLQSRGMAGSEAATDQSESTGTESESLLQPFSCPHCRIPADRDWEFCPNCGENLIEKRRT